The following proteins are encoded in a genomic region of Saccharopolyspora antimicrobica:
- a CDS encoding ATP-binding protein, with protein MASRTARRRVGNLPAERTSFVDRRQECVDVRQSLSIARMVTLTGVGGVGKTRLALRVAAQLGRSYRDGGWLVELAEVHDDDLVVHTVAQTLGIQDWSARGVEHVLADYVRDKEILVVLDNCEQVLDGCVKACAVLLDAAPELRILATSRQPLDVYGEHVVVVSTLPVPDGRPDGADAGNSVRLFAERASAAGFQPAAADNAAVAQLCRELDGIPLAIELAAARTRFLSVDELLARIGDRFQLLAGNRSALPRHQTLRATMDWSYELCSAEERLLWSRMSVFAGGVDLAAAEDVCSGSGLGAEAVLELMAALVDKSILTREPGPAGTTRYRLLATVREYGRSLLADDERTQLRTRHRDHYLALAEQGAREWFGPDQLAWRDRIAAEHDNLRAALEFCATQPGQVQEGLRLAGALWFYWTACGLIAEGRKWLDRLLALDTTPTAPRATALWVCSWLASHQGDLERGRATAEGCSAVAEHLKDAGLAAFGLHLRGVDAMAEGHLEEASSLTTRAWSYHRTHPKITSPMVMSLVQSGLVACLRGETDRATAYAQECLQLTAKTGELWTRSWGLVVRGLASWMRGDADDAVVHLRASIGIKIRFNDLFGLGMAAEVLAWSHVSRGEHARAARLFGVLDRLWQLVGVPLMGAQQLLEYRSGAERRARAALGESAFGKLVAETANLSILEGLAAAIREKPQPPDSTPAPQRGPLTRREFQVAEAIAQGLSNKEIAARLVISQRTAEAHVEHILTKLDFGSRTQVAAWIAGQHEAAT; from the coding sequence GTGGCCAGTCGTACGGCGCGCAGACGGGTGGGCAACCTGCCCGCCGAGCGCACGAGCTTCGTGGATCGTCGGCAGGAGTGCGTCGACGTCCGGCAATCGCTGTCCATCGCCCGGATGGTCACGCTGACCGGTGTGGGCGGGGTCGGCAAGACCCGGCTCGCGCTGCGCGTGGCCGCGCAGCTGGGGCGGTCCTACCGCGATGGCGGCTGGCTGGTCGAGCTGGCCGAGGTGCACGACGACGACCTGGTCGTGCACACCGTGGCGCAGACCCTGGGCATCCAGGACTGGTCCGCGCGCGGGGTGGAGCACGTGCTCGCCGACTACGTCCGCGACAAGGAGATCCTCGTCGTGCTGGACAACTGCGAGCAGGTGCTGGACGGCTGCGTCAAGGCGTGCGCGGTGCTGCTCGACGCCGCGCCCGAGCTGCGGATCCTGGCCACCAGCAGGCAGCCGCTGGACGTCTACGGCGAGCACGTCGTCGTGGTCTCGACGTTGCCGGTCCCCGACGGCCGGCCCGACGGCGCGGACGCGGGCAACTCGGTGCGGCTGTTCGCGGAGCGGGCCTCGGCGGCCGGTTTCCAGCCCGCTGCGGCGGACAACGCCGCTGTCGCGCAGCTGTGCCGGGAGCTGGACGGGATCCCGCTGGCGATCGAGCTGGCCGCCGCCCGCACCCGGTTCCTGTCGGTGGACGAACTGCTGGCCCGCATCGGCGACCGCTTCCAGCTGCTGGCGGGCAACCGCAGCGCGCTGCCGCGGCACCAGACGCTGCGGGCCACCATGGACTGGAGCTACGAGCTGTGCTCGGCGGAGGAACGGCTGCTGTGGTCGCGGATGTCGGTCTTCGCCGGCGGCGTGGACCTCGCGGCGGCCGAGGACGTCTGCAGCGGCTCCGGTCTCGGTGCGGAGGCCGTCCTGGAGCTGATGGCGGCCCTGGTGGACAAGTCGATCCTCACCCGCGAGCCGGGGCCCGCCGGAACCACCCGCTACCGGCTGCTGGCGACAGTCCGCGAGTACGGCCGGAGCCTGCTCGCCGACGACGAGCGGACGCAGCTGCGGACGCGGCACCGGGACCACTACCTCGCGCTGGCCGAGCAGGGCGCGCGCGAGTGGTTCGGCCCGGACCAGCTGGCGTGGCGCGACCGCATCGCCGCTGAGCACGACAACCTGCGCGCCGCCCTGGAGTTCTGCGCGACGCAGCCGGGCCAGGTCCAGGAAGGACTCCGGCTCGCCGGAGCGCTGTGGTTCTACTGGACCGCCTGCGGCCTCATCGCCGAGGGCAGGAAGTGGCTGGACCGCTTGCTGGCGCTGGACACCACGCCGACCGCACCGCGGGCGACAGCGCTCTGGGTGTGCAGCTGGCTGGCATCCCACCAGGGAGATCTGGAGCGCGGGCGAGCCACCGCCGAGGGGTGCAGCGCGGTGGCCGAGCACCTCAAGGACGCCGGGCTGGCCGCCTTCGGCCTGCACCTGCGGGGCGTCGACGCGATGGCCGAGGGCCACCTGGAGGAGGCCAGCTCGCTCACCACGCGGGCGTGGTCCTACCACCGCACGCACCCGAAGATCACCAGCCCGATGGTGATGTCGCTGGTCCAGTCCGGCCTGGTGGCCTGCTTGCGCGGCGAGACCGACCGCGCCACCGCCTACGCGCAGGAGTGCCTGCAGCTCACCGCGAAGACCGGCGAGCTGTGGACCAGGTCCTGGGGACTGGTGGTGCGCGGGCTCGCCAGCTGGATGCGGGGCGATGCCGACGACGCCGTGGTGCACCTGCGTGCGAGCATCGGCATCAAGATCCGCTTCAACGACCTCTTCGGACTCGGGATGGCCGCGGAAGTGCTGGCGTGGTCGCACGTCTCGCGCGGTGAGCACGCCCGGGCGGCCCGGCTCTTCGGCGTTCTCGATCGCCTGTGGCAGCTGGTCGGAGTCCCGCTGATGGGCGCGCAGCAGCTGCTCGAATACCGGAGCGGTGCCGAGCGGCGTGCGCGCGCGGCACTGGGGGAGAGCGCGTTCGGCAAGCTCGTCGCCGAGACCGCGAACCTGTCGATCCTGGAGGGCCTCGCGGCAGCGATCCGGGAGAAGCCCCAGCCGCCGGACTCCACTCCGGCACCGCAGCGGGGGCCGCTGACGCGCCGGGAGTTCCAGGTCGCCGAAGCCATCGCGCAAGGTTTGTCGAACAAGGAGATCGCGGCCCGGCTGGTGATCAGCCAGCGCACCGCGGAAGCGCACGTGGAGCACATCCTGACCAAGCTCGACTTCGGTTCGCGCACGCAGGTGGCCGCGTGGATCGCCGGCCAGCACGAAGCCGCCACCTGA
- a CDS encoding SDR family NAD(P)-dependent oxidoreductase has protein sequence MAEAFDGKVVLITGGGTGIGAATAARLAAEGARVVVTGRRKQPLDEVAEATGALAVPGDSSVDAEARAVVQRTVEEFGRLDVLVVNAGGHGMSAVADTTDENWQRSLDGNLNSAFVMCRAALAALVEAGGNIVVMSSVAGLFAGPEVAGYTVGKHALIGLTRSMARDYGPRGVRVNAICPGWVRTPMSDQEMADFAAAANLPDRESGYAAVTADLPLRRAAEPAEIAAVCRFLASAEASFITGAVIVADGGGHAVDMPTVPIGRAL, from the coding sequence GTGGCTGAGGCGTTCGACGGCAAGGTCGTGCTGATCACCGGCGGGGGGACCGGCATCGGCGCCGCGACGGCCGCCCGGCTGGCGGCGGAAGGTGCGCGGGTGGTCGTCACCGGGCGCCGGAAGCAACCGCTCGACGAAGTCGCCGAAGCCACCGGAGCCCTTGCGGTACCGGGGGATTCGTCGGTGGACGCCGAGGCTCGCGCGGTCGTGCAGCGCACCGTCGAGGAGTTCGGCCGGCTGGACGTGCTCGTGGTCAACGCCGGCGGGCACGGCATGTCCGCGGTCGCCGACACCACCGACGAGAACTGGCAGCGCAGCCTCGACGGCAACCTCAACAGCGCGTTCGTGATGTGCCGAGCCGCGCTGGCCGCGCTGGTCGAGGCGGGCGGCAACATCGTGGTGATGTCCTCGGTCGCCGGGCTGTTCGCCGGGCCCGAGGTGGCCGGCTACACCGTGGGCAAGCACGCGCTGATCGGGCTGACCCGCTCCATGGCGCGCGACTACGGGCCGCGCGGCGTGCGGGTGAACGCGATCTGCCCGGGTTGGGTGCGCACGCCGATGTCCGACCAGGAGATGGCCGATTTCGCCGCGGCCGCGAACCTGCCCGACCGCGAGTCCGGCTACGCGGCGGTCACCGCGGACCTCCCGCTGCGGCGGGCCGCCGAACCGGCCGAGATCGCCGCCGTGTGCCGGTTCCTGGCCTCCGCCGAGGCGTCGTTCATCACCGGGGCGGTCATCGTCGCCGACGGTGGCGGCCACGCGGTGGACATGCCGACCGTACCCATCGGCCGCGCGCTCTGA
- a CDS encoding FAD-dependent monooxygenase, with translation MKIVCVGAGPAGLYFAISAKLRDAGHEISVLERDPPGATYGWGVVYWDDLLDTLYINDRESAQRIRAASTVWQDQVVAIHGEHAYLSGYGYSVNRAVLLDELARRAVQLGVDVQHERAVDDIAEFADADLVVVADGANSRNRQRYAEQFGTELSQGRNPYIWLGTRRVFDEFTFGYEQTPHGWIWFHAYPSSAGVSTFIVECQEETWRALGFGELDDAATTRLLTEIFDEHLAGHALISAARGRPASWQRFTQVHNQTWRHANAVLIGDAAHTTHFTIGSGTRLAMIDALVLAEKLHEHEQTSNALKEFDGEGHAAMRVVQAAARTSMAWFEDVDRYTDRDAVDFCFAMSSRSGLQPPWRYQAHRLTQNPLARKALRVYCKGLRWLGARRRGESWKRPGAVSPP, from the coding sequence ATGAAGATCGTGTGCGTCGGGGCCGGACCTGCCGGTCTCTACTTCGCCATCTCGGCGAAGCTGCGCGACGCCGGGCACGAGATCTCCGTCCTCGAACGCGATCCGCCGGGCGCCACCTACGGCTGGGGCGTCGTGTACTGGGACGACCTGCTGGACACCCTCTACATCAACGACCGGGAGAGCGCGCAGCGCATCCGGGCCGCCTCGACCGTCTGGCAGGACCAGGTGGTGGCGATCCACGGTGAGCACGCCTACCTCAGCGGGTACGGCTACAGCGTCAACCGGGCGGTGCTGCTGGACGAGCTGGCCCGGCGCGCCGTCCAGCTCGGCGTGGACGTGCAGCACGAACGCGCGGTGGACGACATCGCCGAGTTCGCCGACGCCGATCTGGTGGTGGTCGCCGACGGCGCGAACAGCCGCAACCGGCAGCGCTACGCCGAGCAGTTCGGCACCGAGCTGAGCCAGGGGCGCAACCCCTACATCTGGCTGGGCACCCGCCGGGTCTTCGACGAGTTCACCTTCGGCTACGAGCAGACCCCGCACGGCTGGATCTGGTTCCACGCCTACCCGTCCAGCGCCGGGGTGAGCACCTTCATCGTCGAGTGCCAGGAGGAGACCTGGCGGGCACTGGGGTTCGGCGAGCTCGACGACGCGGCGACCACCCGGCTGCTGACGGAGATCTTCGACGAGCACCTGGCCGGGCACGCGCTGATCAGCGCGGCGCGCGGCAGGCCCGCCTCCTGGCAGCGCTTCACGCAGGTCCACAACCAGACCTGGCGGCACGCCAACGCGGTGCTGATCGGCGATGCCGCGCACACCACGCACTTCACCATCGGCTCGGGCACCAGGCTGGCCATGATCGACGCGCTGGTGCTCGCCGAGAAGCTGCACGAGCACGAGCAGACCAGCAACGCGCTCAAGGAGTTCGACGGCGAGGGACACGCCGCCATGCGCGTGGTGCAGGCCGCCGCGCGCACCAGCATGGCCTGGTTCGAGGACGTCGACCGCTACACCGACCGCGACGCGGTGGACTTCTGCTTCGCGATGTCCTCGCGCAGCGGCCTGCAGCCGCCGTGGCGCTACCAGGCTCACCGGCTCACCCAGAACCCGTTGGCGCGCAAGGCCTTGCGGGTCTACTGCAAGGGCCTGAGGTGGCTGGGCGCGCGGCGGCGCGGCGAGTCCTGGAAGCGCCCGGGCGCGGTCAGCCCACCTTGA
- a CDS encoding MFS transporter has product MGVSTGAPPTEDRRGRAVFSWALWDWGSSAFNTVILTFVFTVYLTEGVAADPERGSQALGLALTIAGVCIALVAPVTGQRSDAGGRRKLWLAVHTALVVVCTSGLFFVQDDPSYLVLGLVLLAAASVFAEFATVNYNAMLLQVSTPATIGRISGFGWGMGYFGGLVALVIVLIGFVQPDVGLFGVTADNGLNIRAVALFAAVWFAVFAVPLFAFVPEASSSGEPLRHALVSSYVVLGKRLAWMWREERRTLGFLVASAIYRDGLAAIFTFGGVIAAGTFGFSPSEVVVFAITANLVAGLGAFLGGRADDRFGPKAVIVAALFGLVVVGVLLLVLPPGKAAFWVCGLTLAIFLGPTQSASRTFLARIATPGKEGEVFGLYATTGRAVSFLGPLAFSGFIALFGSQRAGMGGIVLILVVGLVAMLPVRSPDRPTEPTEVPAAS; this is encoded by the coding sequence GTGGGTGTGTCTACGGGTGCCCCGCCGACGGAAGATCGGCGCGGGCGGGCGGTGTTCAGCTGGGCGCTGTGGGACTGGGGATCCTCGGCGTTCAACACCGTCATCTTGACCTTCGTGTTCACCGTGTACCTGACCGAGGGCGTCGCCGCCGATCCGGAGCGAGGCTCGCAGGCGCTCGGCCTGGCGCTGACGATCGCCGGCGTGTGCATCGCGCTGGTGGCTCCGGTGACCGGGCAGCGCAGCGACGCGGGCGGGCGGCGCAAGCTGTGGCTGGCGGTGCACACCGCGCTGGTGGTCGTGTGCACCTCCGGGTTGTTCTTCGTCCAAGACGATCCCTCGTACCTGGTGCTGGGCCTGGTGCTGCTGGCTGCGGCCAGCGTCTTCGCCGAGTTCGCCACGGTGAACTACAACGCGATGCTCCTGCAGGTCTCGACGCCGGCGACGATCGGGCGCATCTCCGGGTTCGGCTGGGGAATGGGTTACTTCGGCGGGCTCGTCGCGCTGGTGATCGTGCTGATCGGCTTCGTGCAGCCCGACGTCGGCCTCTTCGGGGTGACCGCGGATAACGGGTTGAACATCCGCGCCGTCGCGCTGTTCGCCGCGGTGTGGTTCGCGGTGTTCGCGGTGCCGCTGTTCGCCTTCGTGCCCGAGGCCTCGTCCTCCGGCGAACCGCTGCGGCACGCCCTGGTGAGCAGCTACGTGGTGCTCGGCAAGCGGCTGGCCTGGATGTGGCGGGAGGAGCGGCGCACGCTGGGGTTCCTGGTGGCCAGCGCGATCTACCGGGACGGGCTGGCGGCGATCTTCACCTTCGGCGGGGTGATCGCCGCGGGCACCTTCGGGTTCTCTCCCAGCGAGGTGGTGGTCTTCGCCATCACCGCCAACCTGGTGGCCGGGCTCGGCGCGTTCCTGGGCGGCCGGGCCGACGACCGGTTCGGGCCGAAGGCGGTCATCGTCGCCGCGCTGTTCGGGCTGGTGGTGGTCGGGGTGCTGCTGCTGGTGCTGCCGCCGGGCAAGGCCGCGTTCTGGGTGTGCGGGCTGACGCTGGCGATCTTCCTCGGCCCGACCCAGTCGGCCAGCCGGACGTTCCTGGCGCGCATCGCCACCCCGGGCAAGGAGGGCGAGGTGTTCGGCCTCTACGCCACCACCGGCCGCGCGGTGAGCTTCCTGGGCCCGCTGGCCTTCAGCGGCTTCATCGCCCTCTTCGGCAGCCAGCGCGCCGGGATGGGCGGCATCGTGCTCATCCTGGTGGTCGGCCTGGTGGCGATGCTGCCGGTGCGCTCGCCGGACCGCCCCACCGAGCCGACCGAGGTACCGGCCGCGAGCTGA
- a CDS encoding GntR family transcriptional regulator — translation MAARTDGRESAYLRLARELRSAILQHDYPEGKRLPTEAELAESHRVSRQTVRRAFQDLVAEGMVYRIPGRGTFAAPREDQYLRQFGSIDDLMGLSIDTTMRLLTPLHRKVDLDAAGRLRLAADRVHVLEFLRLHDDVPFCLTTVFLPPEVGKLVESVPELTQVGARSRVTIIGLLDDRLSDPIAEAEQSITVGTATPEIAEHLGCETHRPLLRIDRMYQSTTGRPVELAVSHFLPEHYSYRVRLRRNVR, via the coding sequence GTGGCGGCGCGGACGGACGGCCGGGAGAGCGCGTACCTGCGCCTGGCGCGGGAACTGCGATCGGCGATCCTGCAGCACGACTACCCGGAGGGCAAGCGCCTGCCGACCGAGGCCGAACTCGCCGAGAGCCACCGGGTCAGCCGCCAGACGGTGCGCCGCGCCTTCCAGGACCTCGTCGCCGAGGGCATGGTCTACCGCATCCCGGGCCGCGGCACCTTCGCCGCGCCCCGCGAGGATCAGTACCTGCGCCAGTTCGGTTCCATCGACGACCTGATGGGGCTGTCCATCGACACCACGATGCGGCTGCTCACCCCGCTGCACCGCAAGGTCGACCTCGACGCGGCCGGGCGGCTGCGGCTGGCCGCCGACCGGGTGCACGTGCTGGAGTTCCTGCGCCTGCACGACGACGTGCCGTTCTGCCTGACCACGGTGTTCCTGCCGCCCGAAGTCGGCAAGCTGGTCGAGTCGGTGCCCGAGCTCACCCAGGTCGGCGCCCGAAGCCGGGTGACCATCATCGGGCTGCTCGACGACCGGCTGAGCGATCCCATCGCCGAGGCCGAGCAGAGCATCACGGTCGGCACCGCGACGCCCGAGATCGCCGAGCACCTCGGCTGCGAGACGCACCGCCCGCTGCTGCGCATCGACCGCATGTACCAGTCCACCACCGGACGACCGGTGGAACTCGCGGTCAGCCACTTCCTGCCCGAGCACTACTCCTACCGAGTGCGCCTGCGCCGCAACGTCCGCTGA
- a CDS encoding acyl-CoA dehydrogenase family protein, which translates to MSTVDILSADEKLAVETVRDFIDKSAKPVVQELEHANTYPEALIEQMKQLGIFGLAIPEEYGGTPVSTPCYVLIVEELARGWMSLAGAMGGHTVVSKLLLDFGTEEQKRRYLPKMATGEIRATMALTEPGGGSDLQAMTTTARRDGEEYVISGAKTWITNARRSQLIALLCKTDPNAEPAHRGISIVLVEHGPGLTVSRDLPKLGYKGVESCELHFDDHRAPVSAVLGGVPGKGFAQMMKGLETGRIQVASRALGVGRAALEDALRYAQERESFGKPIWQHQSVGNYLAEMATKLTAARQLTLHAAREFDAGRRVDMEAGMAKLYASEAAMEIALNAVRIHGGYGYSAEFDVERYFRDAPLMIVGEGTNEIQRNVIAAQLVKRGGLDA; encoded by the coding sequence GTGAGCACAGTGGACATCCTCAGCGCGGACGAGAAGCTCGCCGTGGAAACGGTGCGGGACTTCATCGACAAGTCCGCGAAACCGGTGGTGCAGGAGCTCGAGCACGCCAACACCTACCCGGAAGCGCTCATCGAGCAGATGAAGCAGCTGGGCATCTTCGGGCTGGCCATCCCGGAGGAGTACGGCGGCACCCCGGTGTCCACGCCCTGCTACGTGCTGATCGTCGAGGAGCTGGCGCGCGGCTGGATGAGCCTGGCCGGTGCGATGGGCGGGCACACCGTGGTGTCCAAGCTGCTGCTGGACTTCGGCACCGAGGAGCAGAAGCGCCGGTACCTGCCGAAGATGGCCACCGGCGAGATCCGCGCGACGATGGCGCTGACCGAACCCGGCGGCGGCTCGGACCTGCAGGCCATGACCACGACGGCCCGCCGCGACGGCGAGGAGTACGTGATCAGCGGTGCCAAGACCTGGATCACCAACGCCCGCCGCTCCCAGCTGATCGCGCTGCTGTGCAAGACCGACCCGAACGCCGAACCCGCGCACCGGGGCATCTCGATCGTGCTGGTCGAGCACGGCCCCGGGCTCACGGTGTCCCGCGACCTGCCCAAGCTCGGCTACAAGGGCGTGGAGAGCTGCGAACTGCACTTCGACGACCACCGCGCGCCGGTGAGCGCCGTGCTCGGCGGCGTACCGGGCAAGGGTTTCGCGCAGATGATGAAGGGCCTGGAAACCGGGCGCATCCAGGTGGCCTCCCGCGCGCTGGGCGTGGGCCGGGCCGCGCTGGAGGACGCGCTGCGCTACGCCCAGGAGCGGGAGAGCTTCGGCAAACCCATCTGGCAGCACCAGTCGGTGGGCAACTACCTGGCGGAGATGGCCACCAAGCTCACCGCCGCCCGGCAGCTGACGCTGCACGCGGCGCGCGAGTTCGACGCGGGCCGCCGGGTGGACATGGAAGCGGGCATGGCCAAGCTGTACGCCTCGGAGGCCGCGATGGAGATCGCGCTCAACGCGGTGCGCATCCACGGCGGTTACGGCTACTCCGCGGAGTTCGACGTGGAGCGCTACTTCCGCGACGCGCCGCTGATGATCGTCGGGGAGGGCACCAACGAGATCCAGCGCAACGTGATCGCCGCCCAGCTGGTCAAACGCGGCGGCCTCGACGCGTGA
- a CDS encoding MmgE/PrpD family protein, whose product MASIAEALANWAADLEPGPEDLALAHRSLLDTAAVTLAARDDPLTGIAAELPDAARWAAIGHVLDFDDLHVESTTHISVVTVPVVLATGGDARAYLAGAGVMARLGSALGWSHYAAGWHATCTAGAPAAAVAAGTALGLSAEQLATAMALAVPAAGGVQNAFGTHGKSLQVGFAAQAGVRAAQLAQAGATADPGALDAWLELVGGSGEPDLSGPAVPGGLAIKVFPCCYAMQRPIAALREIRHQIRGQVRGVRVRTPRATVKPLIHDRPTTGLEGKFSLPYAVATALLDDYPDFAAFTDAAVGRAAAQELLRGVEFESTPGADGLLTGEVDIEVTHDGPPLHVRLAQPPGAPSRPPTDAELAEKFKACGTDVPALLAGADWATVRQLLRKTFPRAD is encoded by the coding sequence ATGGCATCCATCGCCGAAGCCCTCGCGAACTGGGCGGCCGATCTCGAACCGGGCCCCGAAGACCTCGCGCTGGCCCACCGCTCGCTGCTCGACACCGCCGCGGTCACCCTCGCCGCCAGGGACGACCCGCTGACCGGGATCGCCGCCGAGCTGCCGGACGCCGCGCGCTGGGCGGCGATCGGCCACGTGCTGGACTTCGACGACCTGCACGTCGAATCCACCACCCACATCAGCGTGGTGACCGTGCCGGTGGTGCTGGCCACCGGCGGCGACGCGCGGGCGTACCTTGCCGGAGCCGGGGTGATGGCCCGCCTGGGCAGCGCGCTCGGCTGGTCGCACTACGCCGCGGGCTGGCACGCGACCTGCACGGCCGGTGCACCGGCAGCCGCCGTCGCGGCCGGAACAGCGCTGGGGCTCTCCGCCGAGCAGCTCGCGACGGCGATGGCGCTCGCCGTTCCCGCCGCCGGTGGCGTGCAGAACGCGTTCGGTACGCACGGCAAATCCCTGCAGGTCGGCTTCGCCGCGCAGGCCGGGGTGCGCGCCGCGCAGCTGGCGCAAGCCGGAGCCACCGCTGACCCCGGTGCTCTGGACGCCTGGCTGGAGCTGGTCGGCGGCAGCGGCGAGCCGGACCTGTCCGGGCCCGCCGTGCCGGGCGGCCTCGCGATCAAGGTCTTCCCCTGCTGCTACGCGATGCAGCGGCCGATCGCCGCGCTGCGCGAGATCCGCCACCAGATCCGCGGGCAGGTGCGCGGAGTGCGGGTGCGCACGCCGCGGGCCACCGTCAAACCGCTGATCCACGACCGCCCCACGACCGGCCTGGAGGGCAAGTTCAGCCTGCCCTACGCGGTGGCGACGGCGTTGCTGGACGACTACCCGGACTTCGCCGCCTTCACCGACGCGGCCGTCGGCCGGGCCGCGGCGCAGGAACTGCTGCGCGGAGTGGAGTTCGAAAGCACGCCCGGCGCGGACGGTCTGCTGACCGGCGAGGTGGACATCGAGGTGACGCACGACGGCCCGCCGCTGCACGTGCGGCTGGCGCAACCGCCGGGCGCGCCGTCGCGGCCGCCGACCGACGCCGAACTGGCCGAGAAGTTCAAGGCCTGCGGCACCGACGTCCCAGCCCTGCTCGCCGGTGCCGACTGGGCGACGGTCCGGCAACTCCTGCGCAAGACCTTCCCGCGAGCCGACTGA
- a CDS encoding FAS1-like dehydratase domain-containing protein — protein MPGLDTYLREWRPEPLVETDALRPDPSRALAAALETAAPDDVLPPLWHWLHFLDWPRHSELGADGHPAHGHFLPPVPDRRRMFAGGRLTVTAPLRLGVPAERTTSLADVVVKQGRSGEMAFVTVRGEYRQDGELRFVDEQDYVYRSGESSAKNPDAARPTAFPVSGAPWQQAFTGDPVRLFQFSALTANTHRIHYDAPYARDVEAYPGLVVHGPLLVLLMTELARHRAPGRELAGVDYRLRRPVFAGDPVLITGGPDGDMAVRAAPDEVMATARITFG, from the coding sequence GTGCCGGGACTGGACACCTACCTGCGGGAGTGGCGGCCGGAGCCGCTGGTCGAGACCGACGCGCTGCGTCCCGATCCGTCGCGCGCGCTGGCCGCCGCGCTGGAGACCGCGGCGCCGGACGACGTCCTGCCGCCGCTGTGGCACTGGCTGCACTTCCTGGACTGGCCGCGCCACAGCGAGCTCGGCGCGGACGGGCACCCGGCGCACGGGCACTTCCTGCCGCCGGTCCCCGACCGGCGGCGGATGTTCGCCGGCGGCCGGCTCACCGTCACCGCTCCCCTGCGCCTGGGCGTGCCTGCCGAGCGCACCACCTCGCTGGCCGATGTCGTGGTCAAGCAGGGGCGTTCCGGTGAGATGGCGTTCGTGACGGTCCGCGGCGAGTACCGGCAGGACGGCGAGCTGCGGTTCGTCGACGAGCAGGACTACGTCTACCGCAGCGGGGAGAGCTCGGCCAAGAACCCCGACGCCGCCCGGCCCACCGCGTTCCCGGTCTCCGGCGCACCGTGGCAGCAGGCCTTCACCGGTGATCCCGTGCGGCTGTTCCAGTTCAGCGCGCTGACCGCCAACACGCACCGCATCCACTACGACGCGCCCTACGCCCGCGACGTCGAGGCCTACCCCGGTCTCGTGGTGCACGGCCCGCTGCTGGTGCTGCTGATGACCGAACTCGCCCGCCACCGGGCACCCGGGCGCGAGCTCGCCGGTGTCGACTACCGGCTGCGCCGCCCGGTCTTCGCCGGCGACCCGGTGCTGATCACCGGCGGCCCCGACGGCGACATGGCGGTGCGCGCTGCGCCGGACGAGGTCATGGCCACCGCCCGGATCACCTTCGGCTGA
- a CDS encoding HD domain-containing protein, which yields MDSDSSAAAALAENLVKPLGRRWEHVQAVAARAHELRRAVAPEDEDTLIAAAWLHDLGYAPEIGHTRFHPLDGARYLRDQHWPEVIVNLVAHHSGARYEAAERGLSDELAEFPFQDSPLLDALVTADLTTGPAGERFTYDERMDEILSRYQPDDPVHRTWTKARPVIGEAIARAERRLAAAQPR from the coding sequence ATGGACTCGGATTCCTCTGCAGCCGCCGCACTCGCCGAGAACCTGGTCAAGCCGCTCGGGCGCCGTTGGGAGCACGTCCAAGCCGTCGCAGCTCGTGCGCACGAGCTGCGACGCGCCGTCGCCCCCGAGGACGAGGACACGCTGATCGCGGCCGCCTGGCTGCACGATCTCGGGTACGCACCCGAGATCGGCCACACACGATTCCATCCGCTCGACGGAGCGCGCTACCTCCGCGACCAGCACTGGCCCGAGGTCATCGTGAACCTGGTCGCTCACCATTCTGGAGCACGGTACGAAGCCGCCGAGCGTGGCCTATCCGATGAACTCGCCGAGTTCCCGTTCCAGGACTCGCCGCTGCTCGACGCGCTCGTCACCGCCGACCTGACCACCGGCCCGGCCGGCGAGCGATTCACCTACGACGAGCGCATGGACGAGATCCTCAGCCGGTACCAGCCCGACGATCCAGTCCACCGCACCTGGACCAAAGCCCGCCCGGTGATCGGTGAAGCCATTGCCCGGGCCGAACGCCGGCTGGCCGCGGCTCAGCCGAGGTAG
- a CDS encoding NUDIX domain-containing protein → MARIDYFNDPSAPPANSVVPSVTAAIRNGAGDVLLIHKVDNDLWALPGGGHDAGEYLTDTVVREVQEETGLDVEVVRLVGTYTNPAHVMAYDDGEVRQQFSLCFECRWIGGEPREDGSETKEVRWVAPADLDGLNIHPSMRLRIDHALDSARTSPYLG, encoded by the coding sequence ATGGCCCGCATCGACTACTTCAACGACCCCAGTGCTCCGCCCGCGAATTCCGTGGTGCCATCGGTGACCGCAGCGATCCGGAACGGCGCTGGAGACGTGCTCCTCATTCACAAGGTCGACAACGACCTCTGGGCACTACCCGGCGGTGGGCACGACGCCGGCGAGTACCTCACCGACACCGTCGTCCGGGAAGTTCAGGAAGAAACCGGGCTTGACGTTGAGGTCGTCCGTCTGGTCGGCACGTACACCAACCCCGCGCACGTCATGGCCTACGACGATGGGGAAGTCCGGCAGCAGTTCTCGCTCTGCTTCGAATGCCGCTGGATCGGCGGCGAGCCCCGCGAGGACGGAAGCGAAACGAAAGAGGTCCGCTGGGTTGCCCCGGCGGATCTCGACGGCCTCAACATCCACCCGTCGATGCGCTTGCGCATCGACCACGCGCTCGATTCGGCTCGAACCAGTCCCTACCTCGGCTGA